A section of the Neofelis nebulosa isolate mNeoNeb1 chromosome 12, mNeoNeb1.pri, whole genome shotgun sequence genome encodes:
- the C12H9orf131 gene encoding uncharacterized protein C9orf131 homolog — MEWWIEGLLGAEGNMELLWGQLTHALACRHCGSNCLQSPGNLVTLFLFMIWQIQRWWQLGRWRQFQLWYSGDMMQGKSLPLLYRVAFLDHLWKQKSEEEEEEASPDPLKPCSFPKEAPIGGQATTVPCQQSCSSQGLHKASEAPKQVHTQTPSPSRSFPTFQILTNLPVRHKTATGSYLHQRKSQLFWGLPSLHSESLEAIFLSSGGPSPLKLSIGPSVFFNQLAFLTRSNLLLPQYCSPTQPPTHEIHTRDLEGMALDPQQLPPLSSPSVPSSPLHLQSFPMNHKGVLSGAKAYPQWLTQQSEVPWVSEDQALHLQPKLQRTRPSKLSPPSEVWWNMPRDPSLQQHILDSLSASLLYPSSLLAVLTRFEAPWRTMGQNEAPKAPVPAMPAPSPTPASLPELQEVGPTEELPGSKALWETTRQRQYPQISEPSILVPCQSVDPMTEPQGTSPLGVPPGSKTQWRTIGHRESPQAFEPPMPAPCQPPDSLSEFQKVIPEGLSAPRDFWGTISQRESSQTSRSPMPCPCHPLDPLLELQGGSSLGDPSGYKLQGRHRQDSGNVWAFKSPALDLNPELYATSPACVPPRSHTPWKDRQSREHLWISADPVSSPSLPSSSLSPQGVLSEYKAMWETKGQRKNLWTSESPAPAHSPSLAPILELHRINPRGGLTRSETAWKDIEYSRNSWASEPPSLALSSPPALTMEPLRGSPMGVLFDSEATCGDIKRRKNSWTSEIPARSLPQDPHGVRSLGALSDSEPIEDKEKKKICCIPVSPLWIPSPPPNSMSKSPISEPTGDQCICKPKGEAVEQRDNCWATELPAPTTNSVSAPLPDLHTDLEFAWKNVQPRGIPQGSNPPAVDPLEPIPWPSTLGKTLKTEPNQLDLPKKELFPGAKVETPSFQGGAVPEVPTHSGIQSWHWSRELELRLKKLQQSPAFRSPDPSHSSGNSTALSSTTLGTWRLSSCPPQQIHPSNLCPHSSSCHPPKVQSTVTQPIQVSHCYHSHSSSQPQPQESSRAEQGSQREERMKVKMVAQISSQEPRILMEAGENCPGLGEPSNPKVPASGKRNKASALSSAKKRESARKPKAGDHRGRDVRLESSTVIGKSHPAQVGRVKEASLSRLSQRSQHKDQSSQHTAALPQQLHSKAAGPQIHQGAGLGAGDILTPQHSKHCPWAHMEKHLSSPTPQVPLTRGLPRMLAKFLGTHGPCPPNPISKGKAGSTGTQYHKT, encoded by the exons ATGGAATGGTGGATAGAAGGCCTGCTTGGGGCTGAAGGGAACATGGAGCTTCTCTGGGGCCAGTTGACCCATGCCCTGGCTTGTAGACACTGTGGCAGCAACTGCCTCCAGAGCCCAGGGAATCTGGTGACACTATTCTTATTCATGATTTGGCAGATCCAGAGATGGTGGCAGCTTGGGAGGTGGCGACAGTTTCAACTGTGGTACTCTGGAGACATGATGCAAGGCAAG AGCCTACCACTTCTGTACCGTGTGGCTTTCCTTGATCACCTGtggaagcagaagtcagaggaggaagaagaggaggcaTCTCCGGATCCACTGAAGCCATGTTCTTTTCCCAAAGAAGCTCCCATTGGAGGGCAAGCCACCACAGTCCCATGTCAACAATCCTGCAGTTCTCAGGGCCTCCACAAAGCCTCAGAGGCACCAAAGCAAGTACATACACAGACCCCAAGCCCTTCCAGATCCTTCCCCACATTTCAGATCCTGACCAACTTGCCTGTGAGGCACAAAACAGCAACAGGAAGTTATCTACATCAGAGAAAAAGCCAGCTCTTCTGGGGTCTCCCCTCTCTGCACAGTGAGTCGTTGGAGGCCATTTTCCTGAGCTCAGGTGGCCCCTCTCCCCTAAAGTTGTCTATTGGCCCTTCTGTTTTCTTCAACCAGCTTGCCTTCCTGACTAGGTCCAACCTGCTGCTTCCCCAGTACTGTTCCCCAACTCAGCCACCTACTCATGAAATCCATACTAGAGATCTGGAAGGGATGGCCCTCGATCCTCAGCAACTTCCTCCTCTATCATCCCCTTCTGTCCCATCATCACCACTCCATCTTCAGTCCTTtcccatgaaccacaagggaGTCCTATCTGGTGCTAAGGCATATCCACAGTGGCTTACGCAGCAGAGTGAGGTCCCTTGGGTCTCtgaggatcaagccctgcacctACAGCCTAAACTCCAAAGAACCAGACCCTCCAAGCTTTCCCCACCATCTGAGGTCTGGTGGAATATGCCACGGGATCCCAGCCTCCAACAACACATTCTAgattcactctctgcctctctgctatATCCTTCTAGCCTTCTGGCAGTCCTGACAAGGTTTGAGGCCCCATGGAGGACTATGGGGCAAAATGAGGCTCCCAAAGCCCCTGTGCCAGCAATGCCAGCTCCCAGCCCAACTCCAGCCTCCCTGCCAGAACTTCAAGAAGTCGGCCCTACAGAAGAGCTGCCTGGATCTAAGGCCCTCTGGGAAACTACAAGGCAAAGACAGTATCCTCAGATCTCTGAGCCTTCAATCCTGGTCCCTTGCCAATCTGTAGATCCCATGACAGAGCCTCAAGGAACTAGCCCCCTGGGAGTTCCACCTGGATCTAAGACTCAGTGGAGAACCATAGGACATAGAGAGAGTCCTCAAGCCTTTGAGCCTCCAATGCCAGCTCCCTGCCAACCCCCAGATTCTCTGTCAGAATTCCAGAAAGTCATCCCTGAAGGACTTTCTGCACCTAGGGACTTCTGGGGAAccataagtcagagagagagttCTCAGACCTCTAGGTCTCCAATGCCATGCCCCTGCCATCCCCTAGATCCTCTGCTAGAACTCCAGGGAGGCAGTTCTCTGGGTGATCCATCTGGATATAAGCTCCAGGGAAGACACAGACAAGATTCAGGAAACGTTTGGGCCTTTAAGTCTCCAGCCTTGGACCTCAACCCAGAGCTCTATGCAACTAGTCCTGCATGTGTCCCACCAAGATCTCACACTCCATGGAAGGACAGGCAGAGCAGAGAACATCTTTGGATCTCTGCAGACCCAGTTTCTTCTCCCAGTCTTCCCTCATCCTCTCTGAGTCCCCAGGGAGTCTTGTCTGAGTACAAAGCCATGTGGGAGAccaagggacaaagaaagaaCCTCTGGACCTCTGagtccccagcccctgcccataGCCCATCTCTAGCTCCCATTCTAGAACTCCACAGAATCAATCCTAGGGGAGGCCTCACTAGATCAGAAACTGCATGGAAAGACATTGAGTATTCTAGGAATTCCTGGGCTTCTGAGCCCCCATCTCTAGCCCTCAGCTCACCTCCAGCTCTTACAATGGAGCCCCTCAGAGGTAGCCCCATGGGGGTCCTGTTTGATTCTGAGGCTACATGTGGGgacataaaaaggagaaagaactcCTGGACCTCTGAGATCCCGGCTCGCAGCTTACCTCAAGACCCACATGGAGTCAGATCCTTGGGAGCCCTGTCTGACTCTGAGCCTATTGAggataaggagaagaaaaagatctGTTGTATTCCTGTGTCCCCACTGTGGATTCCCAGCCCACCTCCAAACTCTATGTCAAAGTCTCCCATAAGTGAGCCTACTGGAGACCAATGTATCTGTAAGCCTAAAGGGGAAGCTGTGGAGCAGAGAGACAACTGCTGGGCCACTGAGCTCCCAGCCCCAACCACCAACTCAGTCTCTGCTCCTCTACCAGATCTACATACTGACCTTGAGTTTGCGTGGAAGAATGTGCAACCAAGAGGTATCCCCCAGGGGTCCAACCCTCCAGCAGTGGATCCCCTAGAGCCAATACCCTGGCCTTCCACCTTAGGTAAAACTCTGAAAACTGAGCCTAACCAGCTTGATCTACCTAAGAAAGAGCTCTTCCCAGGGGCTAAAGTAGAAACTCCATCCTTCCAGGGAGGGGCTGTCCCAGAGGTGCCCACCCACTCTGGGATCCAGTCCTGGCACTGGAGTAGAGAGTTGGAACTCAGGCTGAAAAAACTACAGCAAAGCCCTGCTTTCAGATCCCCTGACCCAAGTCATTCATCTGGCAACTCCACTGCCCTAAGCTCCACAACTTTAGGCACCTGGAGActctcttcctgtcccccacAGCAGATTCATCCCTCTAATTTGTGCCCCCACTCTTCAAGCTGTCATCCCCCAAAAGTTCAGAGCACAGTAACTCAACCTATTCAGGTCTCCCATTGTTACCACTCCCACTCCTCTTCCCAGCCTCAGCCACAAGAGTCTAGCAGGGCAGAACAAGGGtctcagagagaagaaagaatgaaagtgaaGATGGTGGCCCAGATCTCATCCCAAGAGCCACGTATTCTCATGGAGGCTGGTGAGAACTGCCCAGGCCTGGGCGAGCCCTCAAACCCTAAGGTCCCAGCCTCAGGCAAAAGAAACAAGGCTTCAGCCCTATCTTCagccaagaagagagagagtgccaggaAACCCAAAGCAGGAGACCACAGAGGAAGGGATGTAAGACTGGAGTCATCCACAGTTATAGGGAAGAGCCACCCAGCCCAGGTTGGAAGAGTAAAGGAAGCCTCTTTAAGCAGACTTTCCCAAAGATCTCAGCACAAGGACCAGAGCTCTCAACACACTGCTGCTCTCCCTCAGCAGCTTCACTCTAAGGCAGCAGGTCCCCAAATTCAtcaaggggcagggctgggagctggTGACATCTTGACCCCTCAACACTCTAAGCACTGCCCCTGGGCCCATATGGAAAAGCatctctcctcccccacacctcAGGTTCCCCTTACGAGGGGTCTCCCAAGAATGTTAGCCAAGTTTCTAGGTACCCATGGCCCCTGCCCACCAAATCCAATAAGCAAAGGAAAGGCTGGTAGCACTGGCACCCAATACCACAAGACCTAA